In Rhizobium sp. WSM4643, the following are encoded in one genomic region:
- a CDS encoding methyl-accepting chemotaxis protein, with protein sequence MSAKNISLNGKLAATFAALILIFVAVSAFVYSKATASAAASAEQEKSELLVNQIDDALQAMLEQAVNLRGFILFRSDSTYGDVFANRERMLKAIAATKQTAAGEPQLVEMIDGMQKAADLYFHELAEPQTKARKESDMPIEEVVKIGVNATKGQLDGFRQASAKIKATAREKSEALAEIRADANSDLKITLLAGGILASLAAAMLAWLMSRIIVRPVVGMTSAMDRLAGGQNDIEVPATDRGDEIGRMAQSVLVFKQAAIEKLRLAGETDRMRDDAERQRRAGDEQKAREEGEIRYAIDALAGGLAELANGDMAGRLQTPFASQYDSLRNDFNHAVEKLQAALQSVGRNASAINAGAGEIRSAADDLAHRTEQQAAAVEQTAAALEEVTTTVRDSAKRAEDVGNLVERARLGAEKSGEVVRKAVSAMQQIEKSSGEISNIIGVIDDIAFQTNLLALNAGVEAARAGDAGKGFAVVAQEVRELAQRSAKAAKEIKALITTSGEQVVAGVGLVGETGKALEVIVSEVQEINHHVSAIVTATREQSIGLQEINTAVNNMDQGTQQNAAMVEEQTAASHALAQEANALEELLRQFKLGQLAPAPRASVAGTNARPVASPAHALTRTVAKAFGGRQASAAAVKEDWTEF encoded by the coding sequence ATGTCCGCCAAAAACATATCCTTGAACGGTAAACTTGCGGCCACGTTCGCAGCCCTCATTCTCATTTTCGTCGCCGTTTCCGCTTTCGTTTACTCCAAGGCGACGGCGTCCGCGGCCGCGTCTGCCGAGCAGGAAAAGTCCGAGCTGCTCGTCAACCAGATCGACGATGCGCTGCAGGCGATGCTCGAACAGGCTGTCAATCTGCGTGGCTTCATCCTCTTCCGCAGCGACAGCACCTATGGTGATGTTTTCGCCAATCGCGAGCGCATGCTGAAGGCGATTGCCGCCACCAAGCAGACGGCGGCCGGCGAGCCGCAGCTGGTCGAGATGATCGACGGCATGCAGAAGGCCGCCGATCTCTATTTCCATGAACTTGCCGAGCCGCAGACCAAGGCGCGCAAGGAAAGCGATATGCCGATCGAAGAGGTCGTCAAGATCGGCGTCAACGCCACCAAGGGCCAGCTCGACGGTTTCCGCCAGGCCTCGGCCAAGATCAAGGCCACCGCGCGTGAAAAGTCGGAAGCGCTTGCCGAGATCCGGGCTGATGCCAACAGCGATCTGAAGATCACGCTGCTTGCCGGCGGCATCCTCGCCTCGCTTGCCGCTGCCATGCTCGCCTGGCTGATGTCGCGCATCATCGTCCGCCCAGTCGTCGGCATGACGAGCGCCATGGATCGCCTCGCCGGCGGTCAGAACGACATCGAGGTTCCGGCTACCGACCGCGGCGACGAAATCGGCCGGATGGCCCAGTCGGTCCTGGTCTTCAAGCAGGCGGCGATCGAGAAGCTGCGCCTTGCCGGCGAGACCGACCGGATGCGCGACGACGCCGAGCGCCAGCGCCGGGCAGGTGATGAGCAGAAGGCGCGCGAGGAAGGCGAGATTCGCTATGCCATCGACGCTTTGGCGGGCGGCCTTGCCGAGCTTGCCAACGGCGATATGGCCGGTCGTCTCCAGACGCCGTTCGCCTCGCAATATGACAGCCTGCGCAATGACTTCAACCATGCCGTCGAAAAGTTGCAGGCGGCGCTGCAATCGGTCGGCCGCAACGCCTCGGCGATCAATGCCGGCGCCGGCGAAATCCGCTCGGCTGCCGACGATCTGGCCCACCGCACCGAGCAGCAGGCTGCCGCCGTCGAACAGACCGCCGCCGCACTCGAGGAAGTGACGACGACCGTCCGCGACAGCGCCAAGCGCGCCGAGGATGTCGGCAATCTCGTCGAGCGCGCCCGCCTCGGCGCCGAAAAGTCAGGCGAAGTCGTCCGCAAGGCCGTCTCCGCCATGCAGCAGATCGAGAAGTCCTCGGGTGAGATCTCCAACATCATCGGCGTCATCGACGACATCGCCTTCCAGACCAACCTGCTTGCTCTGAACGCCGGCGTTGAAGCCGCCCGCGCCGGCGATGCCGGCAAGGGTTTTGCGGTCGTCGCCCAGGAAGTGCGCGAGCTCGCCCAGCGCTCGGCCAAGGCCGCCAAGGAGATCAAGGCTTTGATCACCACATCGGGCGAACAAGTCGTTGCCGGCGTTGGCCTCGTCGGCGAAACCGGCAAGGCGCTGGAGGTCATCGTCTCCGAGGTGCAGGAGATCAACCACCACGTCAGCGCCATCGTCACCGCCACCCGCGAACAGTCGATCGGCCTGCAGGAGATCAACACTGCCGTCAACAACATGGACCAGGGCACACAGCAGAACGCCGCCATGGTCGAGGAGCAGACTGCGGCCAGCCATGCGCTCGCCCAGGAGGCAAACGCTCTCGAAGAATTGCTGCGCCAGTTCAAGCTCGGCCAGCTGGCCCCGGCGCCGCGCGCAAGCGTTGCCGGCACCAACGCCCGCCCGGTCGCCTCCCCGGCCCACGCTTTGACCCGCACCGTCGCTAAGGCTTTCGGCGGAAGACAGGCGAGCGCTGCGGCCGTGAAGGAAGACTGGACGGAGTTCTGA
- a CDS encoding IS630 family transposase (programmed frameshift), with protein sequence MTRPYSNDLRERVVAAVAAGQSCRVVADRFDIAVSSVVKWSQRYRTTGSVTPGKMGGHRRRVLEPHRAFIIERIEKTSHLTLHRLKDELAAHGVTVSHNAIWQFMRREGFSFKKTLFALEQGRADIARHRRRWKAWQSRFDPSRLVFIDETWIRTNMTPLRGWGPKGKRLHGFAPHGRWRTLTFLGALRCDRLTAPCVFDGPINGECFRAYVSQQLIPTLKSGDIVIADNLGSHKSKAIRDAIKAVGARLWFLPKYSPDLNPIEQTFAKIKHWMREAQKRTSEDTWRHLGHLVETIKPDECENYFRNAGYASVKT encoded by the exons ATGACACGACCATATTCCAATGATCTTCGTGAAAGAGTTGTCGCTGCAGTTGCGGCCGGTCAGAGCTGCCGGGTGGTGGCGGATCGGTTCGATATAGCTGTTTCCTCTGTGGTGAAGTGGTCGCAGCGTTATCGAACGACGGGCAGCGTTACGCCTGGGAAGATGGGCGGCCATCGCCGGCGGGTGCTGGAGCCGCATCGTGCCTTCATCATCGAGCGGATTGAGAAGACCTCGCATCTGACGCTGCATCGTCTGAAGGACGAACTGGCGGCGCACGGCGTGACAGTCTCCCACAACGCCATCTGGCAGTTCATGCGTCGCGAAGGCTTCAGCTTT AAAAAAACACTATTCGCCCTTGAGCAAGGCCGTGCCGATATCGCCCGGCACCGCAGGCGCTGGAAAGCCTGGCAAAGCCGTTTCGACCCGAGTCGTTTGGTCTTTATCGACGAAACTTGGATCAGAACCAACATGACGCCGTTGCGGGGCTGGGGGCCAAAGGGCAAAAGGCTGCACGGCTTTGCCCCGCATGGCCGCTGGCGAACGCTGACCTTCCTCGGCGCGCTCCGCTGCGATCGGCTAACCGCGCCCTGCGTCTTCGACGGCCCGATCAACGGCGAGTGCTTCCGCGCCTATGTGAGCCAGCAACTGATTCCTACCCTCAAATCCGGCGACATTGTCATCGCCGACAATCTCGGTTCTCACAAATCCAAAGCAATCCGGGATGCCATCAAGGCGGTCGGGGCAAGGCTGTGGTTCCTGCCGAAATACTCGCCCGACCTCAATCCGATCGAACAGACATTCGCCAAAATCAAGCATTGGATGCGCGAAGCTCAAAAGCGAACCAGCGAGGATACATGGCGCCATCTCGGGCACCTCGTCGAAACCATCAAACCAGACGAATGCGAAAACTACTTCCGCAATGCAGGATACGCTTCAGTCAAAACATGA
- the dxs gene encoding 1-deoxy-D-xylulose-5-phosphate synthase, whose amino-acid sequence MTQLPKTPLLDQVIYPADLRKLEDRDLPQLAREVRDEMIDAVSRTGGHLGAGLGVVELTIAIHSVFDTPDDRLIFDVGHQCYPHKILTGRRDRIRTLRQEDGLSGFTRRAESEYDPFGAAHSSTSISAGLGMAIAADLDKSDRRVIAVIGDGAMSAGMAYEALNNAGALDARLIVILNDNDMSIAPPTGAMSAYLARLASGRTYMGFRDLGKKLTAYLGKNIDRAITRAVEHARGYVTGGTMFEEMGFYHIGPIDGHSFDHLLPVLRNVRDNGRGPVLIHVVTQKGKGYPPAEAAADKYHGVNKFDVITGAQARVKPNAPSYTSVFAEALVQEAALDDKIVGITAAMPNGTGLDKLAEAFPSRCFDVGIAEQHAVTFAAGLAAEGYKPFAALYSTFLQRAYDQVVHDVAIQGLPVRFPIDRAGFVGADGPTHAGSFDTTFLTTLPGFVVMAAADEAELKHMVRTAVAYDGGPISFRYPRGEGVGVDMPARGEILQIGKGRIVKEGTKVALLSFGTRLADCLLAAEDLDAAGLSTTVADARFAKPLDHDLIRQLARHHEMVISVEEGAIGGFGSHVMHFLANEGLLDNGLKLRSLVMPDIWMEQAKPEAMNAHAGLDRAGIVSTVFRALGRGVAVGVAG is encoded by the coding sequence GTGACACAACTGCCGAAGACCCCCCTGCTCGACCAGGTCATCTATCCCGCCGACCTGCGCAAGCTCGAGGATCGCGACCTGCCGCAGCTTGCCCGCGAAGTCCGGGACGAAATGATCGATGCGGTGTCGCGCACCGGCGGCCATCTTGGCGCCGGTCTCGGCGTTGTCGAATTGACAATCGCCATCCACAGCGTCTTCGACACACCTGATGATCGTCTGATCTTCGATGTCGGCCATCAATGTTATCCGCACAAGATTCTCACTGGCCGGCGAGACCGCATCCGGACGCTGCGCCAGGAAGACGGGCTGTCCGGCTTCACCCGCCGGGCCGAAAGCGAATACGATCCCTTCGGGGCCGCGCATTCCTCGACCTCGATCTCGGCCGGCCTCGGCATGGCGATTGCCGCCGACCTCGACAAATCAGACCGCCGCGTCATCGCCGTCATCGGCGACGGGGCGATGTCGGCCGGCATGGCCTATGAGGCGCTGAACAATGCCGGGGCGCTGGATGCGCGCCTCATCGTCATCCTCAACGACAACGACATGTCGATCGCGCCGCCGACAGGGGCCATGAGCGCCTATCTCGCCCGCCTTGCCTCGGGGCGCACCTATATGGGCTTCCGCGATCTCGGCAAGAAGCTGACGGCCTATCTCGGCAAGAACATCGACCGGGCGATCACCCGCGCCGTCGAGCATGCGCGCGGCTATGTCACCGGCGGCACGATGTTCGAGGAGATGGGCTTCTATCATATCGGCCCGATCGACGGGCATTCCTTCGACCACCTGCTGCCGGTGTTGCGCAACGTGCGCGACAATGGGCGCGGACCGGTGCTGATCCATGTCGTCACCCAGAAGGGCAAGGGCTATCCGCCGGCGGAAGCCGCGGCCGACAAATATCACGGCGTCAACAAGTTCGACGTCATCACCGGTGCCCAGGCAAGGGTCAAGCCGAATGCGCCGAGCTATACCAGCGTCTTTGCCGAAGCGCTGGTGCAGGAAGCCGCCCTCGACGACAAGATCGTCGGCATCACCGCCGCCATGCCGAATGGTACCGGCCTCGACAAGCTCGCCGAGGCCTTTCCGTCGCGCTGTTTCGACGTCGGTATTGCCGAACAGCATGCCGTGACCTTCGCTGCCGGCCTGGCAGCGGAAGGCTACAAGCCGTTCGCAGCGCTTTATTCGACCTTCCTGCAGCGCGCCTACGACCAGGTCGTGCACGACGTGGCGATCCAGGGACTGCCGGTGCGTTTTCCGATCGACCGTGCCGGCTTTGTCGGCGCCGACGGGCCGACGCATGCCGGCTCCTTCGACACCACCTTCCTCACCACCCTGCCCGGCTTCGTGGTGATGGCGGCCGCCGATGAGGCCGAACTCAAGCACATGGTGCGAACGGCTGTCGCCTATGATGGCGGGCCGATCTCGTTCCGCTATCCGCGCGGCGAAGGCGTCGGCGTCGACATGCCGGCGCGCGGCGAAATCCTGCAGATCGGCAAGGGCCGCATCGTCAAGGAAGGCACCAAGGTGGCGCTGCTCTCCTTCGGCACGCGTCTTGCCGACTGCCTGCTTGCCGCCGAGGATCTCGACGCTGCGGGGCTTTCGACGACGGTCGCCGATGCGCGTTTCGCCAAGCCGCTCGATCACGACCTGATCCGCCAGCTTGCCCGCCACCACGAGATGGTGATCAGCGTCGAGGAAGGCGCAATCGGCGGCTTCGGCAGCCACGTGATGCATTTCCTCGCCAACGAGGGCCTGCTCGACAACGGCCTGAAGCTGCGCTCGCTCGTCATGCCCGACATCTGGATGGAGCAGGCCAAGCCCGAAGCCATGAACGCCCACGCCGGCCTCGACCGCGCCGGCATCGTCTCGACGGTGTTCAGGGCGCTGGGGCGCGGTGTTGCGGTTGGGGTTGCGGGGTAA
- a CDS encoding pirin family protein gives MSFFPGKDPLPGDAFACDAIENLIIPRTSDIGGFQVRRALPSRQRRLVGPFIFFDRMGPAILKPDEALDVKPHPHIGLSTVTYLFDGEIRHRDSLGTEKVIRPGDINLMTAGRGIVHSERTPDNLRGHPLLMSGLQTWLALPDDKEEIDPAFAHTEKSAMPLIETAGVRGRVVIGSFEGMTSPVGVFSDTLYVDLDLQPGAKFPFGAGHEERAVYVLSGEVVISGDRFAADQLLVFRPGDQITLEAGRDGCHLMLFGGAALNSKRYIWWNFVSSSRERIEQAKEEWRTGRFDIVPGDEEEFVPLPEG, from the coding sequence ATGTCCTTTTTTCCCGGTAAAGATCCCCTGCCCGGCGATGCCTTCGCCTGCGACGCGATCGAGAACCTGATCATCCCGCGCACCAGCGATATCGGCGGTTTCCAGGTGCGCCGCGCGCTGCCCAGCCGGCAGCGGCGGCTGGTCGGGCCGTTCATCTTCTTCGATCGCATGGGTCCGGCGATCCTGAAGCCCGACGAGGCGCTCGACGTCAAGCCGCATCCGCATATCGGGCTGTCGACGGTCACCTATCTGTTCGACGGCGAGATCCGCCATCGCGACAGCCTCGGCACCGAAAAGGTCATCCGTCCCGGCGATATCAACTTGATGACGGCAGGCCGCGGCATCGTGCACTCCGAGCGCACGCCCGACAATCTGCGTGGCCATCCGCTGCTGATGTCGGGGCTGCAGACCTGGCTGGCGCTGCCCGACGACAAGGAAGAGATCGATCCCGCCTTCGCCCATACGGAAAAGTCCGCCATGCCGCTGATAGAGACGGCAGGCGTGCGCGGGCGCGTGGTCATCGGCTCGTTCGAGGGCATGACATCGCCGGTCGGCGTTTTCTCCGACACGCTCTATGTCGATCTCGATCTGCAGCCGGGCGCCAAATTTCCCTTCGGCGCGGGCCACGAAGAGCGCGCCGTCTATGTGCTGTCGGGCGAGGTCGTCATATCAGGCGACCGTTTCGCTGCCGATCAGCTGCTGGTCTTCCGGCCGGGCGATCAGATCACGCTGGAAGCCGGCCGCGATGGCTGCCATCTGATGCTCTTCGGCGGGGCGGCGCTCAATTCGAAACGTTATATCTGGTGGAATTTCGTCTCCTCATCGAGGGAGCGGATCGAACAGGCCAAGGAGGAATGGCGCACCGGCCGCTTCGATATCGTTCCCGGTGACGAAGAGGAATTCGTGCCTTTGCCGGAAGGCTAA
- a CDS encoding SDR family NAD(P)-dependent oxidoreductase — MTDRLKGKVAIISGGATGMGGAASKLFAAEGARVAIIDRNRQAAAETVEAIRDSGGEADCWTADVSDEAAVNAAVAGVEERYGAVTVLFNHAGTIVIKPFLETTVEEWDWLHAVNVRSMFLMTKAVLPKMIASGGGSIVCTSSISAVAATPMEVLYDTTKGAVHMFARAIAVEFRDRNIRCNAVCPGFIRTPHGLREVADLQALGVDVSDAAIAAQQGRIGEPEDVARAALYLASDESSFVNGAHLFVDNGFTAI; from the coding sequence ATGACGGACAGATTGAAGGGCAAGGTCGCCATTATCTCGGGCGGCGCAACCGGCATGGGCGGTGCCGCCTCGAAGCTTTTTGCGGCGGAAGGCGCGCGCGTTGCGATCATCGACCGCAATCGGCAAGCAGCAGCCGAGACAGTCGAGGCGATCCGTGATTCCGGCGGCGAGGCCGATTGCTGGACGGCCGATGTCTCGGACGAAGCCGCCGTCAATGCCGCCGTCGCCGGTGTCGAGGAACGCTACGGCGCAGTCACCGTGCTCTTCAATCACGCCGGCACGATCGTCATCAAACCTTTTCTCGAAACAACCGTCGAGGAATGGGACTGGCTGCACGCCGTCAATGTGCGCTCGATGTTCCTGATGACCAAGGCCGTGCTGCCGAAGATGATTGCGAGCGGTGGCGGGTCGATCGTCTGCACCTCGTCGATCTCGGCGGTCGCCGCCACGCCGATGGAAGTCCTTTACGACACGACCAAGGGTGCCGTGCATATGTTTGCCCGCGCCATCGCGGTGGAATTCCGCGACCGCAACATCCGCTGCAACGCCGTCTGCCCCGGCTTCATCCGCACGCCGCACGGCCTGCGCGAGGTTGCCGACCTGCAGGCGCTCGGCGTCGACGTTTCGGATGCCGCCATTGCCGCCCAGCAGGGGCGGATCGGCGAACCCGAAGACGTGGCGCGGGCCGCGCTTTATCTCGCCAGCGACGAATCGAGCTTCGTCAATGGCGCCCATCTCTTCGTCGACAATGGTTTTACCGCAATCTGA
- a CDS encoding exodeoxyribonuclease VII small subunit — translation MTDSAKPEVSGLSFEKAVAELESIVARLERGDVALHESIEIYERGEALKKHCETLLSAAENRIEKIRLDRAGKPQGVEPLDGA, via the coding sequence ATGACTGACAGCGCCAAGCCTGAGGTATCAGGCCTTTCCTTCGAAAAGGCGGTCGCCGAACTCGAAAGCATCGTCGCCCGGCTGGAACGCGGCGATGTGGCGCTGCATGAATCGATCGAGATCTACGAGCGCGGCGAAGCGCTGAAGAAACATTGCGAGACCCTGCTTTCGGCCGCCGAAAACCGCATCGAGAAGATCCGGCTCGACCGCGCCGGCAAGCCGCAGGGCGTCGAGCCGCTCGACGGCGCCTGA
- a CDS encoding histone deacetylase family protein codes for MSTRLYEHPIFLEHVTPAGHPERSDRIRAINVALEHPNFERLERRQAPQANEDAVLLAHPEEHLTAVMREIPEEEGEINQIEADTYASSKSLQAALTGIGGAMAAVDDVFTGRADNVFVAARPPGHHAEKMTAMGFCFFNNAAIAARHAQKTHGAERIAIVDWDVHHGNGTQDIFWDDPSVLFCSTHQMPLYPGTGAKDEKGKHNTIVNAPLSPNVGSDHFREAFKSRVLPALDDFRPDLIIISAGFDAHHRDPLAQINLTGEDFDWATGRVLELADRHAKNRVVSLLEGGYDLEGLAESAGMHILRMMKG; via the coding sequence ATGAGCACCCGTCTTTATGAACACCCGATCTTCCTGGAACATGTGACACCCGCTGGCCATCCGGAACGATCGGACAGGATTCGCGCCATCAATGTCGCGCTGGAACATCCGAATTTCGAGCGGCTGGAGCGCCGGCAGGCGCCGCAGGCGAATGAGGATGCGGTGCTGCTGGCGCATCCGGAGGAGCATCTTACCGCCGTGATGCGGGAGATTCCCGAGGAAGAGGGTGAGATCAACCAGATCGAAGCCGATACCTATGCCAGCAGCAAGAGCCTGCAGGCGGCATTGACCGGCATCGGCGGGGCGATGGCGGCGGTCGACGACGTCTTTACCGGCCGGGCCGACAATGTCTTCGTCGCCGCCCGCCCGCCGGGGCACCATGCCGAGAAGATGACGGCGATGGGCTTCTGCTTCTTCAACAATGCGGCGATCGCCGCCCGGCATGCGCAAAAGACGCATGGCGCCGAGCGCATCGCCATCGTCGACTGGGACGTTCATCACGGCAACGGCACGCAGGATATCTTTTGGGACGATCCTTCGGTGCTGTTCTGCTCGACGCATCAGATGCCGCTCTATCCCGGCACCGGCGCCAAGGACGAGAAGGGCAAGCACAATACCATCGTCAATGCGCCGCTTTCGCCGAATGTCGGCAGCGACCATTTTCGCGAAGCGTTCAAATCGCGCGTGCTGCCCGCCCTTGACGATTTCCGGCCGGATCTCATCATCATCTCCGCCGGCTTCGACGCGCATCACCGCGACCCGCTGGCGCAGATCAACCTGACCGGCGAGGATTTCGACTGGGCGACCGGGCGGGTGCTCGAACTGGCGGACCGGCACGCCAAGAACCGGGTCGTCAGCCTGCTCGAAGGCGGTTATGATCTCGAGGGACTCGCCGAATCGGCGGGCATGCATATTCTGAGAATGATGAAGGGTTGA
- a CDS encoding acyl-CoA thioesterase, translating into MSQSKRPDVAEIRVPFRDVDMTGRMFLASYISYAESVLAGFWSSRPDVDDEPVYSPSKVSCFLHRPLHYDERATFTATVDKIGVRSIGFLISIETGEERAAEVEIIWQAHAPEDESPAPLPEETRDWLYRFLN; encoded by the coding sequence ATGAGTCAGTCGAAACGTCCTGATGTGGCGGAAATACGCGTGCCGTTTCGCGATGTCGATATGACCGGCCGGATGTTTCTGGCCTCCTATATTTCCTATGCCGAGTCCGTGCTCGCAGGCTTCTGGTCCTCACGGCCCGATGTCGACGACGAACCCGTCTATAGCCCCAGCAAGGTTTCCTGCTTTCTCCACCGCCCGCTGCACTATGACGAGCGGGCAACCTTCACCGCCACCGTCGACAAGATCGGCGTGCGCTCCATCGGCTTCCTCATTTCGATCGAGACGGGCGAGGAGCGCGCCGCCGAGGTGGAAATCATCTGGCAGGCCCACGCCCCCGAAGACGAATCGCCGGCTCCGTTGCCGGAGGAGACGCGCGACTGGCTTTATCGGTTTTTGAATTAG
- a CDS encoding flavin reductase family protein: MTNNKHTHFDFAKLTERERYKILIGTVIPRPIALVTTLSKEGQPNAGPFSFFNVLTHDPAIVAIGVENYADMRFKDTARNIRETGEFTVHICDDALVEQMEVCAIKFGPEVDELSEAGLATAPGQMVKSPRIVAAPAALECRRHTTLQVGPAREIILGEVLGVYVRSDAVNPTNLHIDQQLMDAVGRMGGHTYARTRDQFDVKTQTNEEWSSRKSVSEPVIA, from the coding sequence ATGACCAACAACAAACACACGCATTTCGATTTCGCCAAGCTGACCGAGCGCGAGCGTTACAAGATCCTCATCGGCACGGTCATTCCGCGGCCCATCGCGCTGGTCACCACCTTGAGCAAGGAGGGCCAGCCGAATGCCGGCCCGTTCAGCTTCTTCAACGTCCTGACCCACGACCCTGCAATCGTCGCCATCGGCGTCGAGAATTATGCCGACATGCGCTTCAAGGATACCGCCCGCAACATCCGCGAGACCGGCGAGTTCACGGTCCATATCTGCGATGACGCCCTTGTCGAGCAGATGGAGGTCTGCGCCATCAAGTTCGGCCCTGAGGTCGATGAGCTCTCCGAAGCCGGACTGGCAACGGCGCCGGGACAGATGGTCAAAAGCCCGCGCATCGTGGCCGCGCCCGCAGCACTCGAATGCCGCCGCCACACCACACTGCAGGTCGGCCCGGCGCGAGAAATCATCCTCGGCGAAGTCCTCGGCGTCTATGTCAGAAGCGATGCGGTCAATCCGACCAACCTGCATATCGACCAGCAACTGATGGACGCCGTCGGAAGAATGGGTGGCCACACATATGCGAGGACACGCGACCAATTCGACGTCAAGACGCAGACCAACGAAGAGTGGAGTTCGCGAAAGAGCGTTTCGGAGCCGGTCATCGCATAG
- a CDS encoding M24 family metallopeptidase, producing the protein MNMRATNAGGGMGSLLVDFQPDFDFSAPLPLPVEEFEDRLRRIRRQAVEAGHDALIVHAGSVGWFHASNAYLRYICDWMREGVLIIPTDADKATVLLSFFTQSVLLPPGGEPVLVDEIWQIGPIGREYADRPGDSVIKTAEKCAEVLASLGLAKAQIGRIGDRTSLTFWSALDELMPKSKFVADNAILDRMQKVRSPREIEMFRAAAQLISIGTQAAYHVAKSGVTDHEILAAFTYAQMALGGETGDGYQIGINEFGTHCGKPYGHIVRPGDLINLYISNVTYRGYTAQTARMIAVGDITSRQEVVLAACTEGVKRAEKLIKPGALMRDVNNAAFEPMIERGMLSSPEARTMPYNWSPMEDGGARLIPHQHVKDIDWEAQGRKLMHVYPATHGPHNPNLGHSVGMAGGQNSFNISSHNYDRMEEGMVFVLHTQWLEPLSAGCNIGDMYVVTKDGFENLSRHTPLETHRVAAEA; encoded by the coding sequence ATGAACATGCGCGCGACAAACGCAGGCGGCGGGATGGGATCGCTGCTGGTCGATTTCCAGCCGGATTTCGATTTCTCCGCCCCGCTGCCGCTTCCTGTCGAAGAGTTCGAGGATCGCCTTCGCAGAATTCGCCGTCAGGCGGTCGAAGCCGGTCATGACGCGCTGATCGTTCATGCCGGCAGCGTCGGCTGGTTCCACGCTTCGAACGCCTATCTTCGCTATATTTGCGACTGGATGCGCGAAGGCGTGCTGATCATTCCGACCGATGCCGACAAGGCGACGGTGCTTCTCTCCTTCTTCACCCAATCCGTCCTGTTGCCGCCGGGCGGCGAGCCTGTGCTCGTCGACGAAATCTGGCAGATCGGCCCGATCGGCCGCGAATATGCCGACCGTCCCGGCGATTCCGTCATCAAGACCGCCGAGAAATGCGCCGAGGTTCTCGCCAGTCTCGGTCTTGCTAAGGCCCAGATCGGCAGGATCGGCGACCGCACGTCGCTGACCTTCTGGTCTGCCCTGGACGAGTTGATGCCGAAGAGCAAGTTCGTCGCCGATAACGCCATCCTCGACCGCATGCAGAAGGTCCGCTCTCCGCGCGAGATCGAGATGTTCCGCGCCGCCGCCCAACTGATCAGCATCGGCACGCAGGCCGCTTATCATGTGGCGAAGTCAGGCGTCACCGACCATGAAATCCTGGCCGCCTTCACCTATGCGCAGATGGCGCTCGGCGGCGAAACCGGCGACGGCTATCAGATCGGCATCAACGAATTCGGCACCCATTGCGGCAAGCCCTATGGCCACATTGTCCGCCCGGGCGACCTCATCAATCTCTATATCTCCAACGTCACCTATCGCGGCTATACGGCCCAGACCGCCCGCATGATCGCGGTTGGCGACATCACCAGCCGTCAGGAAGTCGTGCTTGCCGCCTGCACCGAGGGCGTCAAGCGGGCCGAAAAGCTCATCAAGCCCGGCGCACTGATGCGCGACGTCAACAATGCCGCCTTCGAACCGATGATCGAGCGTGGCATGCTTTCGTCACCGGAAGCGCGCACCATGCCCTATAACTGGTCGCCGATGGAAGACGGCGGCGCACGCCTGATCCCCCATCAGCATGTGAAGGACATCGACTGGGAGGCGCAGGGCCGCAAGCTGATGCACGTCTACCCGGCAACGCACGGACCGCACAATCCGAACCTCGGCCATTCGGTCGGCATGGCCGGCGGCCAGAACAGCTTCAACATCTCCTCGCATAACTACGACAGGATGGAGGAGGGCATGGTCTTCGTGCTGCACACGCAATGGCTGGAGCCGCTGTCGGCCGGCTGCAATATCGGCGACATGTATGTCGTGACCAAGGACGGTTTCGAGAACCTCAGCCGCCATACCCCGCTTGAAACCCACCGCGTCGCTGCCGAGGCCTGA